A window of the Streptococcus sp. 116-D4 genome harbors these coding sequences:
- a CDS encoding YhcH/YjgK/YiaL family protein, with the protein MIITKISRLGTYVGVNPHFATLIDFLEKTGLENLTEGPIDIDGDRLFGNCFTYLADGQAGAFFETHQKYLDIHLVLENEEAMAVTSPENVSVTQKYDEEKDIELYTGEVEQLVHLRAGECLITFPEDLHQPKVRINDEPVKKVVFKVAIS; encoded by the coding sequence ATGATTATCACTAAAATCAGTCGTTTAGGAACTTATGTGGGAGTCAATCCACATTTTGCAACATTAATAGATTTTCTAGAAAAAACAGGACTAGAAAATTTAACAGAAGGTCCGATTGATATCGATGGTGATCGATTGTTTGGAAATTGCTTTACTTATCTAGCAGACGGTCAAGCAGGAGCCTTCTTTGAAACTCACCAAAAGTATTTAGATATTCATTTAGTTTTGGAAAATGAAGAAGCCATGGCTGTTACGTCGCCGGAAAATGTAAGCGTTACCCAAAAATATGATGAGGAGAAAGATATTGAATTATACACAGGGGAAGTGGAACAGTTAGTTCATTTGAGAGCTGGCGAATGCCTCATCACTTTTCCAGAAGATTTACATCAACCGAAGGTTCGTATAAATGATGAACCTGTGAAAAAAGTTGTCTTTAAAGTTGCGATTTCTTAA